From the Quercus lobata isolate SW786 chromosome 6, ValleyOak3.0 Primary Assembly, whole genome shotgun sequence genome, one window contains:
- the LOC115994777 gene encoding pentatricopeptide repeat-containing protein At4g14190, chloroplastic: MALDIQCKIAFRWRPNSDSGNNSPLIFPKTTLTKQSSKFTFVTNQTCLSSLHHSSPPPPSNGTRPTSLLVEKYNYNEHQRLRDLLEKLSNTNSCPLQILTDYGDWTKDQFWAVVKFLIHASRSLEVLQVFDMWKNIEKLRINEFYYDKIIGLLGEEGMLEEALSAFQEMKRHGLKPSLGSYNVIIHGFAKKGNFDDALFYLNGMKDDNLAPETDTYDGLIQAYGRYKMYDEIAICVKKMELDGCSPDHITYNLLIREFSQAGLLKRMERVCQTMLSKKMYLQSTTLVAMLEAYARFGILDKMEKVYRRVLNSKNPLKDDLIRKLAEIYIDNYMFSRLDDLGLNVSSRFGATDLVWCLRLLSHACLLSRKGMYSIIQEMQEAKVSWNVTVANIIMLAYLKMKDFTRLRALISQLPPHHVKPDMVTVGILFDAITFGFDGTEIIETWRRMGHLYGVVEMNTDPLVLTAFGKGSFLRKCEEVYCSLETRAREKKTWTYDNLIDLVSEYNGRKPQ; the protein is encoded by the exons ATGGCCCTTGATATTCAGTGCAAAATAGCGTTCAGATGGAGACCCAATTCTGATTCAGGTAACAACAGTCCCCTCATCTTCCCTAAAACCACACTGACAAAACAATCCTCCAAATTCACATTCGTCACCAATCAAACTTGTTTATCATCTCTCCACCactcatcaccaccaccaccttcaAATGGCACAAGGCCCACTTCCCTTCTTGTTGAAAAGTACAATTACAATGAGCACCAGAGGCTTAGAGATTTACTTGAAAAGCTCAGCAACACCAACTCATGCCCTCTACAAATACTCACAGATTATGGGGATTGGACTAAAGACCAGTTCTGGGCTGTCGTCAAATTTCTTATACATGCCTCTAGATCTCTTGAAGTTCTTCAG GTGTTTGATATGTGGAAGAACATTGAGAAATTGCGGATTAATGAATTCTACTATGATAAGATAATTGGGCTGTTAGGTGAAGAGGGCATGCTCGAAGAAGCACTGTCAGCATTTCAAGAGATGAAAAGACATGGTCTAAAACCTTCTTTGGGATCTTACAATGTGATAATTCATGGTTTTGCAAAAAAAGGAAACTTTGATGATgctttattttatcttaatgGGATGAAAGATGATAATTTGGCACCGGAAACTGATACCTATGATGGGTTGATTCAAGCTTATGGGAGATATAAAATGTATGATGAAATAGCTATTTGTGTGAAGAAGATGGAATTGGATGGTTGTTCGCCTGACCACATTACGTATAATTTGCTTATCCGAGAGTTTTCGCAAGCTGGGTTGCTCAAAAGAATGGAAAGAGTGTGTCAAACAATGCTTTCAAAGAAGATGTATTTACAGTCAACTACCTTAGTTGCAATGCTTGAGGCTTATGCAAGATTTGGGATTTTGGATAAGATGGAAAAGGTTTATAGAAGAGTTTTGAACTCAAAAAACCCtttaaaagatgatttgatAAGGAAATTGGCTGAAATTTATATTGATAACTATATGTTTTCAAGATTAGATGACTTGGGACTTAATGTTTCATCAAGGTTTGGTGCAACTGATCTTGTTTGGTGTCTGCGTCTCCTTTCTCATGCTTGTCTTTTAAGCCGAAAAGGTATGTATTCCATTATTCAGGAGATGCAAGAAGCGAAAGTTTCTTGGAATGTAACTGTTGCAAATATTATCATGCTAgcttatttgaaaatgaaagacTTCACGCGTTTGAGAGCATTGATCTCCCAATTGCCACCCCATCATGTGAAGCCTGATATGGTCACAGTTGGAATTCTATTTGATGCAATTACTTTTGGTTTTGATGGAACTGAGATTATTGAAACATGGAGAAGGATGGGCCATCTTTATGGGGTTGTGGAAATGAATACTGATCCTCTGGTTCTAACTGCATTTGGAAAGGGGAGTTTCCTTAGAAAATGTGAAGAGGTCTACTGCTCCCTTGAAACTCGAGctagagaaaagaaaacatgGACTTATGATAACCTCATTGATTTAGTCTCAGAATACAATGGAAGGAAGCCTCAGTAG